In Bacillus cereus ATCC 14579, a single window of DNA contains:
- a CDS encoding TerD family protein produces the protein MASISLKKGQKVDLTKTNPGLSKVLVGLGWDTNRYDGQNDFDLDVSIFLVGANGKVSGAEDFVFYNNPKGANGAVEHLGDNRTGEGEGDDEAIKVDLKNVPAHIERICFTITIYDGEGRSQNFGQVSNSFVRILDEEKNAELIRYDLGEDFSIETAVVVGELYRHAGDWKFNAIGSGFQGGLASLCNNFGLDVE, from the coding sequence ATGGCATCAATTTCATTGAAAAAGGGACAAAAGGTAGACTTAACAAAAACGAATCCAGGTCTTTCGAAAGTTCTTGTAGGACTTGGTTGGGACACGAATCGTTATGACGGACAAAACGATTTCGACTTAGATGTTAGTATTTTCTTAGTAGGCGCGAATGGTAAAGTTTCAGGAGCTGAAGATTTCGTTTTCTATAATAATCCAAAAGGTGCGAATGGTGCTGTAGAGCATTTAGGAGATAACCGCACTGGTGAAGGTGAAGGCGATGACGAAGCGATTAAAGTAGATTTGAAAAATGTTCCTGCTCACATCGAACGTATTTGTTTCACAATTACAATTTATGATGGAGAAGGCCGTAGCCAAAACTTCGGACAAGTTTCTAATTCTTTCGTACGTATTCTTGATGAAGAAAAGAATGCAGAATTAATTCGTTACGATTTAGGAGAAGATTTCTCTATTGAAACAGCCGTAGTAGTAGGTGAATTATATCGTCATGCAGGTGATTGGAAATTCAATGCAATCGGAAGTGGATTCCAAGGTGGATTAGCGTCTCTATGTAATAACTTTGGTTTAGATGTAGAGTAA
- a CDS encoding TerC family protein, with the protein MSILQGILDTYAQFFDLDMWIKVLQDPVSWGLIGTLVVLEGLLSADNALVLAVMVKHLPEEKRKKALFYGLIGAYVFRFIAIGIGMFLIKLWWVKLLGALYLAWLSVKYFIDKRKGASEEDEAHGMNQNSILFRMFGVFWGTVAMVELMDIAFSVDSVLAAFGVSNEVWILLLGGMLGILMMRGIAGVFLKLLERIPELETTAYILILIIAAKMLLSLIEIEISHTLFFIILVVAFGATFILHYMKNSGQAREEVAATKEDNK; encoded by the coding sequence ATGAGTATTTTGCAAGGAATCCTTGATACGTATGCTCAGTTTTTCGACTTGGACATGTGGATTAAAGTGTTGCAGGATCCAGTATCTTGGGGATTAATTGGTACACTTGTTGTACTTGAAGGATTATTATCTGCTGATAACGCACTTGTGTTAGCGGTAATGGTAAAACATCTTCCGGAAGAAAAACGTAAAAAAGCATTATTCTATGGACTTATTGGAGCTTATGTGTTCCGCTTTATTGCGATTGGAATCGGAATGTTCTTAATTAAATTATGGTGGGTAAAACTTCTTGGTGCACTTTACCTTGCTTGGTTATCAGTAAAATACTTTATTGATAAGCGTAAAGGTGCAAGTGAAGAAGACGAAGCTCACGGTATGAATCAAAATAGTATTCTCTTTAGAATGTTTGGTGTCTTCTGGGGAACAGTTGCGATGGTTGAATTAATGGATATCGCATTCTCTGTAGATAGCGTACTTGCTGCATTTGGTGTATCTAATGAAGTTTGGATTTTACTATTAGGCGGAATGCTAGGTATTTTAATGATGCGTGGTATTGCTGGTGTATTCTTAAAATTGTTAGAGCGTATTCCAGAGCTTGAAACGACAGCATACATTTTAATCTTAATTATTGCAGCAAAAATGTTACTGTCTTTAATCGAGATTGAGATTAGTCATACACTATTCTTTATTATTTTAGTTGTAGCATTTGGAGCAACATTTATACTTCACTACATGAAGAATTCTGGACAAGCTAGAGAAGAAGTTGCAGCTACTAAAGAAGACAATAAATAA
- a CDS encoding LPXTG cell wall anchor domain-containing protein, with amino-acid sequence MTKIFILASTLSLSFFSGLNIGNTTTENFQPLTNAIVQNSDHFAEGNSKDNNIPPGNNGSQDDTGSGDNGSGGNGSGGNGSGGSGSGGNGSGGNGSGDNGSGGNGSGDNGSGGNGSGDNGSGGNGSGDNGSGGNGSGDNGSGGNGSGDNGSGGNGSGGSGSDGSGSGGNGSGGNGSGGNGSGDNGSGGNGSGGNGSGGNGSGGNDSGGNGSSGNGSGGNGSGGNGSGGNGSGGNGSGGNGSGGNGSGGNGSGGNGSQGGNRVKGDSSSQGGNGSQGGNRVKGDSNSQEGTGSQGGNVKDNTKKQGDKLPNTATHYPISILMGLSTFLIGMLLFIRRKNVK; translated from the coding sequence ATGACGAAAATCTTCATTTTAGCATCAACACTCTCTTTATCTTTTTTTAGCGGTTTAAATATCGGTAATACTACAACTGAAAATTTCCAACCATTAACAAACGCCATTGTACAAAATAGCGATCATTTTGCAGAAGGAAACTCAAAGGATAATAATATACCTCCAGGAAATAACGGTTCTCAGGACGATACTGGTTCTGGTGACAATGGTTCTGGTGGCAATGGTTCCGGCGGTAACGGTTCTGGTGGCAGTGGCTCTGGTGGCAATGGTTCCGGCGGTAACGGTTCTGGTGACAACGGTTCCGGCGGTAACGGTTCTGGTGACAACGGTTCCGGCGGTAACGGTTCTGGTGACAACGGTTCCGGCGGTAACGGTTCTGGTGACAACGGTTCCGGCGGTAACGGTTCTGGTGACAACGGTTCCGGCGGTAACGGTTCTGGTGACAACGGTTCCGGCGGTAACGGTTCTGGTGGTAGTGGCTCTGACGGCAGCGGTTCCGGTGGCAATGGTTCTGGTGGCAACGGCTCTGGCGGCAATGGCTCTGGTGACAACGGTTCTGGCGGTAACGGTTCTGGCGGCAATGGCTCTGGTGGCAATGGTTCTGGCGGTAACGATTCTGGCGGCAATGGCTCTAGTGGCAATGGTTCTGGCGGTAACGGTTCTGGTGGCAATGGTTCTGGCGGTAACGGTTCTGGTGGCAATGGTTCTGGCGGTAACGGTTCTGGTGGTAACGGTTCTGGTGGTAACGGTTCTGGCGGCAATGGCTCTCAAGGCGGCAATCGTGTTAAAGGTGATAGCAGTTCTCAAGGGGGTAATGGCTCTCAAGGTGGCAATCGTGTTAAAGGCGATAGCAATTCTCAGGAGGGCACCGGTTCTCAAGGGGGTAATGTAAAAGATAATACGAAAAAACAAGGTGATAAATTACCTAATACTGCAACGCATTACCCTATATCTATTTTAATGGGGCTTTCAACATTCCTAATTGGTATGTTACTGTTTATTCGTCGTAAAAACGTAAAATAA
- a CDS encoding ROK family protein, with product MKEYIAFDIGGTQIKYGIVSEIGRVLKRQTVATEIHLGGEQIIQKLIYVSKKIMNEHTITGIGISTAGIVDINKGIVTGGADHIPGYSTIPIIDRLQEILKVPVSIDNDVNCAAFGEKWNGSGREKDNFIMLTLGTGIGGAIFIDGKLYRGHSFSAGEWGNMLIEEKTFEEVASISGLIRLVSKYKGKGKWNGKRIFELYDKGDREVAQAVGIFFKHLAIGISNLAYIFNPETIIIGGGITDRGNEFLKEVKEEVSKYLNQEIYNNCEIELAQNGNCAGMIGAIYHFLHHHK from the coding sequence ATGAAAGAGTATATAGCGTTTGATATTGGCGGTACGCAAATTAAGTATGGTATTGTTTCAGAAATAGGGAGAGTATTAAAGCGTCAAACAGTTGCAACAGAAATTCATTTAGGCGGAGAACAAATTATTCAAAAACTTATATATGTATCCAAAAAAATAATGAATGAACATACTATTACCGGAATCGGTATTAGCACTGCGGGAATTGTTGATATTAATAAAGGAATTGTGACGGGAGGTGCGGATCATATTCCGGGATATAGTACTATTCCTATTATTGATAGATTGCAAGAGATATTAAAAGTTCCAGTATCGATTGACAATGATGTGAATTGTGCAGCGTTTGGAGAAAAGTGGAATGGTAGTGGAAGAGAGAAAGATAACTTTATTATGCTCACCCTTGGAACAGGGATTGGGGGAGCAATTTTTATAGATGGAAAATTGTACCGAGGACATTCATTTAGTGCTGGTGAATGGGGGAATATGTTAATAGAAGAAAAAACGTTTGAAGAGGTTGCTTCGATTTCAGGATTAATTCGACTTGTAAGCAAATATAAAGGCAAAGGCAAGTGGAATGGGAAAAGAATTTTCGAGTTGTATGATAAAGGAGATCGGGAAGTTGCTCAAGCAGTTGGGATTTTCTTTAAACATTTGGCAATCGGAATTAGTAATCTTGCTTATATTTTTAATCCAGAAACGATTATTATTGGTGGAGGAATTACCGATAGAGGAAATGAGTTTTTAAAAGAAGTAAAAGAAGAGGTCAGTAAATACTTAAATCAAGAGATTTATAATAATTGTGAGATTGAACTTGCGCAAAACGGTAATTGTGCAGGAATGATTGGTGCTATTTACCACTTCTTACATCATCATAAGTAA
- a CDS encoding TerD family protein, which produces MPIILEKGQKIDLTKGQPKVAKLQVGLGWDPIGQSGGFLSSLFGSKPNVDCDASVVMLEGNRFLNKNDLVYFGNKLSTCGSIIHSGDNLTGEGAGDDETIFVELHKVPSRINRLVFVVNIYDCVNRRQDFGMIRNAYIRIQNPQTGEELARYNLSDNYAGKTTLIAGEMYRHGSEWKFSAVGEGTQDKNLSEIVSRYQ; this is translated from the coding sequence ATGCCTATTATTTTAGAAAAAGGTCAAAAGATCGATTTAACGAAAGGACAACCAAAAGTAGCAAAACTACAGGTTGGCTTAGGCTGGGATCCAATTGGGCAATCAGGTGGATTTCTGTCTTCATTATTTGGAAGTAAACCAAATGTAGATTGTGATGCATCTGTTGTTATGTTAGAAGGAAATCGTTTTTTAAACAAAAATGATTTAGTTTACTTCGGAAATAAACTTTCTACTTGTGGTAGTATTATTCATTCAGGAGATAATTTAACAGGTGAAGGCGCTGGTGATGACGAAACAATTTTCGTAGAATTACATAAAGTTCCAAGCCGTATTAATCGTTTAGTATTCGTTGTAAATATTTATGACTGTGTAAATCGTCGTCAAGATTTCGGGATGATTCGTAATGCATATATTCGTATTCAAAACCCGCAAACTGGTGAAGAATTAGCACGCTATAATTTATCGGATAATTATGCTGGCAAAACAACTCTAATTGCAGGTGAAATGTATCGTCACGGAAGTGAATGGAAGTTTTCAGCAGTTGGAGAAGGCACGCAAGATAAAAACTTAAGTGAGATTGTATCACGTTATCAATAA
- a CDS encoding YceG family protein → MFSRFTLQPYALKDESDLKQFETLLEKRPQYELTENEMKFSYIACRILGVPNDVDEYFNELFDYSEAKGIEVLHEQNLNKVIDSEKLRHIQEVFGLHQEAPNGLTVNRLVAHLSGKQLLPKVDNPDLQHYIHTTFISLLKLYEKQHNQSLKTEGFRRFLIDIIKLSENYVAKWFSTINYKKQMPRIIWYGDAQESRIYFLYFLIMLGCDVLYYHPEGKDGFENIDEEGRTFVVSHSSRISLEPFPDRRRERVATVAYQASKEIEQVLHHDNSLLYKPWQFRSYTPVARTLKTTYDELFLITKEKAFVRPTFFVENKHIYIPSLFAKISGVSKNDKEYFQRLKAVTSFDNSLLINTFPFTKEQKANFQYHYRDALDRAGKLHPDLIMNSHWWPHKRLPEGLQHGIAEAIIHTCESEMCKPIAKETKQDVALYVFAQLSQIPPNILEQLEKFDYSQDVPKIVIFNNEKSGELTRSDAVLLLFLNQIGVDVFHFNPTGRNDIEPYIEAGAFDSHWLEEVNFDLEFHGSSAYKNLSKTIKGLFRPFL, encoded by the coding sequence GTGTTTTCACGTTTTACACTTCAACCATATGCATTAAAAGACGAATCAGATTTAAAGCAATTTGAAACGCTTTTAGAAAAACGCCCACAATATGAGCTGACAGAGAATGAGATGAAATTTAGTTATATAGCATGTCGAATCCTTGGCGTTCCTAATGATGTAGATGAATATTTTAATGAACTGTTTGATTATAGTGAAGCGAAAGGAATCGAAGTTTTACACGAACAAAATTTAAACAAAGTGATTGATTCGGAAAAGCTTCGTCATATTCAAGAAGTGTTCGGATTACATCAAGAAGCACCAAATGGTCTGACAGTAAATAGGCTAGTTGCACACTTATCTGGGAAACAACTTTTACCGAAAGTAGACAATCCTGATTTACAGCATTACATACATACGACGTTTATTTCACTATTGAAATTATATGAGAAGCAACATAATCAGTCGTTAAAGACAGAAGGCTTCCGTCGTTTCTTAATCGACATAATTAAACTAAGCGAAAATTACGTAGCGAAGTGGTTCTCTACGATTAATTATAAGAAACAAATGCCGCGTATCATTTGGTACGGTGATGCACAGGAAAGCCGTATATATTTCTTATACTTTCTTATTATGCTCGGTTGTGATGTGCTTTATTATCACCCAGAAGGAAAAGATGGATTTGAAAATATTGATGAAGAGGGAAGAACTTTTGTTGTATCTCATTCAAGTCGCATTTCGCTTGAACCATTCCCTGATCGTCGCCGTGAGCGTGTTGCAACAGTAGCGTATCAAGCTTCGAAAGAAATTGAACAAGTACTTCACCACGATAATTCACTGCTGTACAAGCCGTGGCAATTCCGTTCCTATACACCTGTAGCACGTACGTTAAAAACGACATATGATGAACTCTTTTTAATTACGAAAGAAAAGGCATTTGTACGCCCAACATTCTTTGTTGAAAATAAACATATTTATATTCCTTCTTTATTTGCGAAAATATCAGGCGTTTCAAAGAATGATAAAGAATATTTTCAACGATTAAAGGCTGTTACATCATTTGATAACAGTTTACTAATTAATACATTCCCATTTACGAAAGAGCAAAAAGCAAACTTCCAATATCATTATCGAGATGCATTGGACCGAGCTGGAAAATTGCATCCTGATCTAATTATGAATAGCCATTGGTGGCCGCATAAGCGTTTACCGGAAGGTTTACAGCATGGGATTGCAGAGGCGATTATCCATACGTGCGAAAGTGAAATGTGCAAACCAATTGCGAAAGAGACGAAACAAGATGTAGCGCTATATGTTTTCGCACAACTTTCTCAAATACCACCGAATATTTTAGAACAGCTTGAGAAATTTGATTATTCACAAGATGTACCGAAAATTGTTATATTTAATAATGAGAAGAGCGGAGAATTAACTCGTTCTGACGCTGTTTTATTACTATTTTTGAATCAAATTGGAGTAGATGTATTCCATTTCAATCCAACGGGAAGAAACGATATTGAACCGTATATTGAAGCGGGGGCATTTGATTCACATTGGCTTGAAGAGGTTAATTTCGATCTTGAGTTTCATGGTTCATCAGCCTATAAAAATTTATCAAAAACAATAAAAGGACTATTTCGTCCATTTTTATAA
- the proS gene encoding proline--tRNA ligase, with the protein MAKEQVQAITKMEEDFAQWYTDIVKKAELVDYSSVKGCMILRPYGYALWENMQKVMDEKLKETGHENVYMPMFIPESLLQKEKDHVEGFAPEVAWVTHGGDEKLAERLCVRPTSETLFCEHFSKIVQSYNDLPKLYNQWCSVVRWEKTTRPFLRTTEFLWQEGHTIHETAEESQAETLNILNLYASFCEDYLAIPVIKGQKTEKEKFAGAKATYTIESLMHDGKALQTGTSHNFGTNFSEAFDIKFLDRNGKWQYVHQTSWGVSTRMIGGLIMVHSDNNGLVLPPKVAPVQVVIVPIAQHKEGVLAKATELQAHIQKVARVKIDASNKTPGWKFNEYEMKGIPIRLEVGPKDIEKNQVVLVRRDTKEKEFVPMDQLEERIPALLEEIHIALFNKAKAFRDENTYVATNFEEMKKIADEKQGFIKAMWCGELACEEKLKEEFGVSSRCMPFEQEHLAEECICCGKEAKQMVYWGKAY; encoded by the coding sequence ATGGCAAAAGAACAAGTGCAAGCCATTACGAAGATGGAAGAGGACTTTGCGCAGTGGTATACCGATATTGTAAAAAAAGCCGAACTTGTTGATTATTCAAGTGTAAAAGGATGCATGATTTTACGTCCGTATGGTTATGCCTTATGGGAGAATATGCAGAAGGTGATGGATGAGAAGTTAAAAGAAACTGGCCATGAAAATGTATATATGCCAATGTTTATCCCAGAGAGTTTATTGCAAAAAGAGAAGGATCATGTTGAAGGATTTGCTCCTGAAGTAGCATGGGTTACGCATGGTGGAGATGAAAAGTTAGCGGAAAGACTTTGTGTACGTCCTACATCTGAAACTTTATTCTGTGAGCACTTTTCAAAAATTGTGCAATCCTATAATGATTTGCCAAAGTTATATAATCAGTGGTGTTCAGTAGTTCGTTGGGAGAAGACAACTAGGCCGTTCCTTCGTACGACTGAATTTTTATGGCAAGAGGGTCATACAATCCATGAAACGGCAGAAGAATCGCAGGCTGAAACATTAAATATTTTAAACTTATATGCTTCTTTCTGTGAGGATTATTTAGCAATACCAGTTATTAAAGGACAAAAAACAGAAAAAGAGAAGTTTGCTGGAGCAAAGGCAACTTATACAATTGAAAGTTTAATGCATGATGGAAAAGCACTTCAAACAGGAACCTCTCATAACTTTGGGACGAATTTCTCAGAAGCATTTGATATTAAGTTTTTAGATCGTAACGGTAAGTGGCAATATGTGCACCAAACATCTTGGGGTGTATCAACAAGAATGATAGGCGGGCTAATAATGGTTCATAGTGATAATAATGGACTTGTACTGCCACCAAAAGTCGCTCCAGTGCAAGTTGTTATTGTACCAATTGCTCAGCATAAAGAAGGAGTTTTAGCAAAAGCAACAGAGTTACAAGCACATATTCAAAAGGTTGCACGAGTAAAAATAGATGCTAGTAATAAAACACCAGGCTGGAAATTTAATGAGTATGAAATGAAGGGGATCCCAATTCGATTAGAAGTTGGCCCTAAAGATATTGAAAAGAATCAAGTTGTACTTGTAAGAAGAGATACGAAGGAAAAAGAGTTTGTACCAATGGATCAATTAGAAGAACGTATTCCAGCATTACTTGAAGAAATTCATATTGCTTTATTTAATAAAGCAAAAGCATTTCGCGATGAGAATACGTATGTTGCGACAAATTTCGAAGAGATGAAAAAAATAGCTGATGAAAAGCAAGGCTTTATTAAGGCAATGTGGTGCGGGGAATTAGCTTGTGAAGAAAAACTAAAAGAAGAATTTGGCGTATCTTCACGTTGTATGCCTTTTGAGCAAGAGCATTTAGCTGAAGAATGTATTTGTTGTGGTAAAGAAGCTAAACAAATGGTGTATTGGGGAAAAGCGTATTAA
- a CDS encoding TerD family protein codes for MVIQLQKGQKIDLGKTSPGLTKAVIGLGWDIKSYDGGADFDLDASAFLLDANGKCTKETDFIFYNNLQSPCGSVLHTGDNRTGEGEGDDEQLVVDLKKVPADVHRIAITVTIYDAEGRSQNFGQVGNAFVRLANEETSEEVLRFDLGEDFSIETAVVFCELYRHNGQWKFNAVGSGFQGGLGALVRAYGLDA; via the coding sequence ATGGTTATTCAATTACAAAAAGGCCAGAAAATCGATTTAGGTAAGACAAGCCCTGGTTTAACAAAAGCAGTAATTGGTCTTGGATGGGATATTAAATCTTATGACGGCGGAGCCGATTTCGATTTAGATGCATCTGCCTTTTTATTAGATGCAAACGGAAAATGTACGAAGGAAACTGATTTTATCTTCTATAATAATTTACAGTCTCCTTGTGGATCTGTTTTACATACAGGAGATAACCGTACAGGTGAAGGTGAAGGTGACGATGAGCAACTTGTTGTGGATTTGAAGAAAGTTCCAGCAGATGTGCACAGAATTGCTATTACAGTTACGATTTATGATGCAGAAGGCCGTAGTCAAAATTTTGGGCAAGTAGGAAATGCGTTTGTTCGTTTAGCGAATGAAGAAACGAGTGAAGAAGTTCTTCGTTTTGATTTAGGGGAAGATTTCTCCATCGAAACAGCAGTTGTCTTTTGTGAATTATACCGTCATAATGGACAGTGGAAGTTTAATGCAGTAGGAAGTGGATTCCAAGGTGGTTTAGGTGCGCTTGTAAGAGCGTATGGCTTGGATGCATAG